The Bubalus kerabau isolate K-KA32 ecotype Philippines breed swamp buffalo unplaced genomic scaffold, PCC_UOA_SB_1v2 scaffold_50, whole genome shotgun sequence DNA window GGATAGGGAACGTGTGTTTCCAGGCCATAAGAAGCTCATGTTCTAATAAGATACAtagatgcgtgtgtgtgtgtgtgtgtgtgtgtgtgtgtgtatgtgtgtttatgtatgtgtctTTAAGTttttcagtcatgcccgactctttgtgatctcatggactgtaggctgccaggctcctctgtcagtgggattctccaggcaagaatattggtgtggctgatagccattccctttgccaggggatcctcctgacctagggattgaactcagatctcctgtgttgcaggcagatgctttaccatctaggACACCAGCAAAGCCCACACAGATGTGTGAATACATAACTATATGTAGGAAGTGCTATGCTGTCTACCTAgaggaatttaataaaaaaaaaaaaaaaagccttcctagaAGTGAATTGGGTCTTGATTTCAGacctttggggcttctctggactTGATTCTGGGTGGAATTGGTGCCTGCCTATACTGCCCTCCAGCCCCACATGGAGAACTGTCTGTACGTCAACAGTTTGTTTTCAGGAGTAGAGACAAGAGCCAAGAGAAGCCACttgcaggaagggaaggggctcACCTTTCCCTCGCTGATTCCTGGCTTGGTTTCTGGCTGAGTGCCTGGGTTTCAGGATAAACTGGTCTTGGATCTCTTGGGGCCCCTCCAGGAAGGCCTCCTGGAGGGCAGAAGCAGAAGTGGAGCCCTCCAGTTCCTGCTGCAGCAGCCCAGTACCTGGAATATAGCTCAGTTTAATTCCATAAGGATGTTCATGACCTATATGGAGAAAAAGCTAAATACAGATTCAGACCGATGGTGATgggtgggatcaaacccaccttaCCGTGAGCGAGTATGCCACACTGGTGTGACTGCTGACCTTCAGGGGCTTCTGGGTAGAGAAGGCTGTGACTCCCGAGTAAGCACAATGTGCACTCTCTCAAGGGGACACGCTGCCAAAAAGCAGGTGCCCAAACAGAAGAGTTTAAAACAtaacaagaaaaatgtttttagacACCTTGCTTGGCTTGGAAGGCATTTCATCAGTGAATTGCACAATATTGACTTTCATTGTGTTTCCATCTGAGAATATTTATGGCCTTCTAGTTTCTGCCTTGACACACTACACCTGTACATCTTAGGCAAAATGCTAGCCTTAACATTCCTCCTTTGAAACACTGACCCTCACACATAGACTCATAAGGAtcaaagtaaatatattaataagcattggtgcttaatatttttaaaataatcggACTATGTATGTTAAGAATGGCTCTGATCAGTGTTCTGTCCCACATGTCAGTTTAAcagattttccatttccttttgtcAGTTCAGTAGGCAGAGTGCAGTGGGGTGGTTTGCCTTAATGTTTCCCTCCCGCTGCTGCTTCCCTCTAAGGGGTTTCCTACGAGACAGTGATCAGAGACAAGCCTGCACGGCCGAGAAAACCCAGAAGTGCAAAACGGTGTTTACAGAGTGGAAAACCACACCAGAAATCATCGGGAGTTGCCTGCCAAGtgatttgttttgctctttcatGCTATAAATTGCTTcctctccatagaattctctaagaCCCTGTGCTG harbors:
- the LOC129640875 gene encoding rho GTPase-activating protein 20-like; this encodes MSLSKLGITGSEKDYQLWISSAEKKTSYPLTGTGLLQQELEGSTSASALQEAFLEGPQEIQDQFILKPRHSARNQARNQRGKGEPLPFLQVASLGSCLYS